One stretch of Nitrospirae bacterium CG2_30_53_67 DNA includes these proteins:
- a CDS encoding phosphatidylserine decarboxylase — MGYYAKKLDHLFLRLLYLLPKHLISRITGWFGRIPLPFPLNLILVRAYAALYHVNLSEAELPPSQYHTLNAFFVRKLKPSVRPIDPDPKHILSPVDGTVIRSGPVSNGTLLQAKAWTYTLRDLLGGPERAADFLGGSSVTLYLSPSDYHRIHVPADAEAEALQYIPGRLFPVNRYSLDRIKNLFVINERLVVHMKTGLGQMAMVMVGAVNVGKIRITFDEIRNQVFHKGPFLRRYRPAITLRRGEEMGRFELGSTVILLFEKDRVELTVQEGQHVRVGEPIGIIACYKQ, encoded by the coding sequence ATGGGGTATTACGCGAAAAAGCTCGACCATCTCTTCCTGCGCCTTTTGTATCTCTTGCCCAAGCATCTGATCTCCCGTATCACGGGATGGTTCGGGAGGATCCCGCTCCCGTTCCCGCTGAATCTTATTCTGGTCCGCGCCTATGCGGCCCTATACCATGTCAATCTCTCAGAGGCTGAGCTCCCTCCCTCGCAATACCATACCCTGAACGCATTCTTCGTCAGGAAACTGAAACCATCAGTTAGGCCCATAGACCCGGATCCCAAACATATTCTCTCTCCAGTCGACGGCACGGTGATCCGTTCAGGCCCCGTCAGCAACGGCACACTGCTTCAAGCCAAGGCATGGACATACACCCTCCGGGACCTGCTCGGCGGCCCTGAACGCGCCGCCGATTTTCTGGGAGGATCATCCGTTACCCTCTACCTTTCTCCCTCGGATTACCACCGGATCCACGTGCCGGCAGATGCAGAGGCCGAGGCATTGCAGTACATCCCCGGCCGGCTCTTTCCGGTGAATCGGTACTCCCTCGACAGGATCAAAAACCTTTTCGTGATCAACGAACGCCTGGTAGTCCACATGAAAACCGGTCTGGGGCAGATGGCCATGGTCATGGTCGGGGCCGTCAATGTGGGAAAGATCCGGATCACATTCGACGAGATCAGAAATCAAGTCTTTCACAAAGGCCCTTTCTTGAGGAGGTACCGTCCGGCGATTACCCTCCGGAGAGGAGAGGAGATGGGGCGCTTCGAACTGGGTTCCACGGTCATCCTCCTCTTTGAAAAGGACCGGGTGGAACTTACCGTTCAAGAGGGACAACACGTCCGGGTGGGGGAGCCGATCGGAATTATAGCTTGTTACAAACAGTAA
- a CDS encoding 50S ribosomal protein L17: MRHNIAGRALSRTSSHRAALMKNLAGSLIRYEAIETTLPKAKELRPFAEKLITVGKKGTLAARRRAFDLLRDLDLVKKLFDSLAPRFKERNGGYTRILRTRTRPGDGAVMAVIEYLDRELKAPKKTEPEKPEKKKSLLKKVMEKGKSRKPKAESPEAGKDKKKPEKSKKS, from the coding sequence ATGCGACACAACATAGCAGGAAGAGCCCTGAGCCGGACGTCGAGCCACAGGGCCGCCTTGATGAAGAACCTTGCAGGGTCGTTGATCCGTTACGAAGCCATTGAAACCACCCTCCCTAAGGCCAAGGAGCTTCGTCCTTTTGCCGAAAAACTGATCACCGTCGGAAAGAAAGGAACGCTTGCCGCCAGGAGGCGGGCCTTTGATCTCCTTCGGGACCTGGACCTGGTCAAAAAACTTTTCGATTCCCTGGCGCCTCGTTTCAAGGAGAGAAACGGCGGATATACGCGGATCCTCCGGACTCGGACCAGACCCGGGGACGGGGCGGTGATGGCCGTGATCGAGTATCTGGACAGAGAGCTGAAAGCGCCGAAAAAAACAGAACCTGAAAAACCCGAGAAGAAAAAAAGCCTTCTGAAAAAGGTGATGGAGAAGGGAAAGAGCCGGAAACCAAAGGCCGAATCCCCCGAAGCCGGCAAGGACAAGAAAAAACCCGAGAAGTCAAAAAAGAGCTGA
- a CDS encoding DNA-directed RNA polymerase subunit alpha, with translation MAMLLKGFQKPKHLNYESEILTDTYGRFYAQPFERGFGTTIGNSLRRILLASIEGAAITSVKIEKVMHEYSTIPGVLEDVSEIILNLKGVYFRMHTDKPKLIRLKVKGKKEVKAGDIATDAEIEIINPEHHIATLEKDAELDMEMEIRLGRGYVPASEDLERRKSIGVIPVDAVYSPIQKVNFSVENARVGHATDYDKLILDVWTNGTIKPDDAIAYAAKILKDYMSIFINFEEEVEEETPVVDQKDENFRSCLLKSVEELELSVRSYNCLKKAEIKTIGELVQKTDSEMLRTKNFGRKSLNEIKELLTEMGLSLGMKIDPSFLKPKPDKEKEKDKEKEK, from the coding sequence ATGGCAATGTTATTGAAAGGTTTTCAGAAACCCAAGCATTTAAATTATGAATCCGAGATCTTGACGGATACATACGGGAGGTTCTACGCCCAGCCCTTTGAACGGGGATTCGGCACCACGATCGGGAACTCCCTCAGGAGGATCCTCCTTGCTTCCATCGAGGGAGCGGCCATCACATCCGTCAAAATCGAAAAGGTGATGCACGAGTATTCCACCATTCCCGGTGTGCTGGAAGATGTCTCGGAAATCATCCTGAACCTCAAGGGGGTCTATTTCAGGATGCATACCGACAAGCCCAAGCTGATCCGTCTCAAGGTCAAAGGGAAGAAGGAGGTCAAGGCCGGAGATATCGCTACCGATGCGGAGATTGAGATCATCAATCCGGAGCATCATATCGCTACACTCGAGAAGGATGCTGAGCTGGATATGGAGATGGAGATCCGCCTGGGCCGCGGGTATGTCCCGGCCTCTGAGGATTTGGAAAGGCGCAAGAGCATCGGGGTGATCCCCGTGGATGCGGTCTACAGCCCGATCCAGAAGGTCAACTTCAGCGTCGAGAATGCCCGTGTGGGTCATGCCACGGATTACGATAAGCTGATCCTCGATGTCTGGACCAACGGGACCATCAAGCCGGACGACGCCATTGCCTATGCCGCCAAGATCCTGAAGGACTACATGTCGATTTTCATCAACTTCGAGGAGGAGGTCGAGGAAGAAACGCCCGTCGTGGACCAGAAAGATGAAAATTTCAGAAGCTGCCTGCTCAAGAGCGTAGAGGAACTGGAACTCTCGGTCCGTTCCTACAACTGTCTGAAGAAGGCCGAGATTAAGACCATCGGAGAGCTGGTGCAGAAGACAGATTCCGAGATGCTCCGGACCAAGAATTTCGGCAGGAAATCGCTCAACGAGATCAAAGAGCTTTTGACCGAGATGGGGCTTTCACTCGGGATGAAAATCGATCCGAGTTTTCTAAAGCCCAAGCCTGACAAAGAAAAAGAAAAAGACAAAGAAAAAGAAAAATAG
- a CDS encoding 30S ribosomal protein S4, with protein MARYIGPVCRLCRREGEKLFLKGERCFKEKCSVERRTYAPGQHGQRPKKLSEYGMQLREKQKVRRIYGVMENQFRSYFKEADRKKGITGDNLLRLLEARLDNVIYRLCFADSRTESRHLIRHGHFQVNGKKVNIPSFMVRPGEEISVRPKSMKIQTIQASFSAVDRRGVPAWLEVNKSEMKASVKYLPAREEIALPVREQLIVELYSK; from the coding sequence TTGGCAAGATATATTGGTCCGGTCTGCCGGCTCTGCCGCAGGGAAGGGGAAAAGCTTTTTTTAAAAGGCGAACGCTGTTTCAAGGAGAAATGCAGCGTGGAACGCCGAACCTACGCCCCGGGACAGCATGGGCAGCGCCCCAAAAAGCTCTCAGAATACGGGATGCAGTTGAGGGAAAAACAGAAGGTCCGCCGTATTTACGGGGTCATGGAGAATCAATTTCGTTCCTATTTCAAAGAAGCGGACCGGAAGAAGGGGATCACCGGAGACAACCTGCTGCGCCTTCTCGAGGCCAGACTGGATAATGTCATATACAGGCTTTGTTTCGCGGATTCAAGGACCGAGTCGAGACACCTCATCCGGCATGGACATTTTCAGGTCAACGGGAAGAAGGTCAATATTCCCTCTTTCATGGTACGGCCCGGAGAGGAGATCTCGGTCCGGCCAAAGAGCATGAAAATCCAAACGATTCAGGCGAGTTTTTCAGCCGTGGATCGGCGGGGGGTCCCTGCATGGCTGGAGGTAAACAAATCCGAGATGAAGGCGTCGGTCAAGTACCTTCCTGCCAGGGAAGAGATCGCTCTTCCTGTCCGGGAGCAGCTTATTGTGGAACTCTATTCCAAGTAA
- a CDS encoding 30S ribosomal protein S11: MEETKKKTPVHKKKEKKNVQNAVAHIKATFNNTIVTITDVGGDVIAWSTAGGQGFKGSRKSTPFAAQVAAENAAKKAMEHGVRKVEVLVKGPGIGRESAIRSLQASGLDITLIKDVTPIPHNGCRPPKRRRV; the protein is encoded by the coding sequence ATGGAAGAGACGAAAAAGAAAACCCCGGTCCACAAGAAGAAGGAGAAGAAGAACGTCCAGAACGCGGTGGCCCACATCAAGGCGACATTCAACAATACCATCGTCACCATTACGGATGTGGGCGGAGACGTGATTGCCTGGTCCACAGCCGGCGGGCAGGGTTTCAAAGGGAGCCGCAAAAGCACACCCTTTGCCGCTCAGGTCGCCGCTGAGAATGCGGCCAAAAAAGCCATGGAGCATGGTGTCCGCAAGGTGGAGGTCCTGGTCAAGGGCCCCGGCATAGGCCGGGAATCCGCCATCCGGTCCCTTCAGGCATCGGGCCTTGACATCACGCTGATCAAGGACGTCACCCCGATTCCTCACAATGGGTGCAGACCTCCGAAACGGCGGAGAGTCTGA
- a CDS encoding 30S ribosomal protein S13 — protein sequence MARIAGVDVPNNKRVEIGLTYIYGIGRSRSKEILKKSDVDENTRIKDLTSEQIGKIRDVIVSDYRIEGDLRKEVSMSIKRLMDLGVYRGIRHRRGLPVRGQRTHTNARTRKGPRRGVAVKTKKVLKTK from the coding sequence TTGGCAAGAATAGCAGGGGTGGACGTACCGAATAACAAACGCGTGGAAATCGGTCTGACGTATATTTATGGTATCGGCCGATCCCGCTCCAAGGAGATCCTGAAAAAGTCAGATGTAGATGAGAACACCCGGATCAAAGACCTGACCAGCGAGCAGATCGGTAAGATCCGGGATGTGATCGTATCGGACTATCGTATCGAAGGGGATCTTAGAAAAGAGGTCTCCATGAGCATCAAACGGCTGATGGATCTCGGGGTTTACCGGGGCATCAGGCACAGACGGGGACTTCCGGTCAGGGGCCAGAGGACGCATACGAATGCAAGGACGCGCAAAGGACCGAGACGCGGTGTTGCCGTCAAGACTAAAAAGGTATTGAAGACCAAGTAG
- a CDS encoding 50S ribosomal protein L36, translating into MKVRASVKKLCEKCKIIRRKNVVRVICVNPKHKQRQG; encoded by the coding sequence ATGAAGGTCAGGGCTTCGGTAAAAAAATTGTGTGAGAAATGCAAGATCATCAGAAGGAAGAATGTGGTCCGTGTGATTTGTGTCAATCCCAAGCACAAACAGAGGCAGGGATAA
- a CDS encoding translation initiation factor IF-1 — protein MAKENAIEVEGTVLEPLPNAMFRVELENGHKVLAHISGKMRLHYIKILPGDKVKIELSPYDLTRGRITYRHK, from the coding sequence ATGGCCAAGGAAAATGCGATAGAAGTTGAAGGGACGGTCCTGGAGCCGCTTCCGAACGCCATGTTTAGAGTCGAGCTGGAAAACGGGCACAAGGTCCTGGCCCACATCTCCGGGAAGATGCGCCTTCATTACATCAAGATCCTTCCCGGTGACAAGGTTAAGATCGAGCTGTCCCCTTATGACCTGACGAGAGGGAGGATTACCTACCGGCACAAGTAA
- a CDS encoding type I methionyl aminopeptidase, with protein sequence MIILKHPDEVEKLYEANQIVAHLLEMLREWARPGMTTLEMDRIAEEFIGKNGAKPAFKGYKGYPATLCTSVNEVVVHGIPSKKQVLKEGDLISIDVGVVLDGYYGDSARTYPVGAVSEDAARLMRVTEEALCRGIQKATVKNRLFDISSVIQEYVESHSYSVVRAFVGHGIGRSLHEEPQIPNFGFPNRGPRLKEGMVLAIEPMVNMGHWDVTILEDNWTTVTSDRSLSAHFEHSIAVLNQGPRILSQAA encoded by the coding sequence ATGATCATTCTCAAGCATCCCGATGAGGTGGAGAAGCTGTACGAGGCCAACCAGATCGTGGCCCATCTATTGGAGATGTTGAGGGAATGGGCCCGGCCCGGGATGACCACCTTGGAGATGGACCGTATTGCGGAAGAATTCATCGGGAAGAACGGGGCTAAGCCGGCATTCAAAGGATACAAAGGGTATCCGGCGACTCTGTGCACTTCGGTCAATGAGGTTGTGGTCCATGGGATCCCTTCAAAAAAACAGGTTCTCAAGGAAGGGGATCTGATCAGTATAGACGTCGGGGTGGTTTTAGACGGATACTACGGTGATTCAGCGCGGACCTACCCGGTCGGCGCCGTTTCCGAGGATGCGGCCCGTTTGATGCGGGTGACCGAGGAGGCCCTGTGCCGGGGGATTCAAAAGGCCACGGTCAAGAATCGGCTCTTTGATATATCCAGCGTCATTCAGGAATATGTTGAGAGTCATTCCTATTCCGTGGTCAGGGCCTTTGTGGGCCATGGGATCGGGCGCAGCCTGCACGAAGAACCCCAGATCCCGAATTTCGGGTTCCCCAACAGGGGACCGAGATTGAAAGAGGGGATGGTCCTGGCCATCGAGCCGATGGTGAATATGGGACATTGGGATGTGACGATTTTGGAGGACAACTGGACCACGGTGACATCGGACCGGAGCCTTTCGGCTCATTTTGAACATTCCATTGCCGTCTTGAATCAGGGGCCGAGGATTCTGAGCCAGGCGGCCTGA